In Helianthus annuus cultivar XRQ/B chromosome 8, HanXRQr2.0-SUNRISE, whole genome shotgun sequence, a single genomic region encodes these proteins:
- the LOC110873215 gene encoding uncharacterized protein LOC110873215: MGNSLRCCLACVLPCGALDLIRIVHLNGYVEEITRPVTAGEVLKNYPNHVLSKPCSQGVVRKILILSNSTELKRGSIYFLIPSSSVPENKRNPQQKDLKKVKKVVESNDVVVAVQSSDVVVVSEKKKGGHRRARRTVQASEWRPHLESIFEE; encoded by the coding sequence ATGGGCAACAGTTTAAGATGTTGTTTGGCTTGTGTTCTTCCATGTGGTGCTCTTGATCTGATCAGAATAGTTCATCTAAACGGCTACGTTGAAGAGATCACTCGTCCGGTCACCGCGGGTGAGGTTTTAAAGAACTACCCTAATCATGTGTTAAGTAAACCATGTTCTCAAGGTGTTGTTAGGAAAATCTTGATCTTATCAAACAGTACCGAGCTAAAAAGAGGTAGCATATATTTCTTGATCCCATCTTCATCAGTGCCAGAAAATAAAAGAAACCCGcaacaaaaagatttaaaaaaggTGAAGAAAGTGGTCGAATCCAATGATGTCGTCGTTGCGGTGCAATCTTCGGATGTTGTGGTGGTGTCGGAGAAGAAAAAGGGTGGTCACCGGAGAGCACGCCGGACGGTTCAGGCTAGTGAATGGAGGCCTCATCTTGAGAGCATTTTTgaagaataa